In one window of Thiohalobacter sp. DNA:
- the cmr5 gene encoding type III-B CRISPR module-associated protein Cmr5, translating into MRQTMEQRRAAHAWDCALAAKQALERGNGKDGYKDYINAAKGMPALIMNSGLMQVMAYNQGKKEERYGLLSAHLRDWLRKSLGTPDDFRGFMQYLLKADPPEFQAITAEAFAWLRWLRQVAPALEREDA; encoded by the coding sequence ATGAGGCAGACGATGGAACAGCGCCGCGCCGCGCACGCCTGGGACTGCGCGCTTGCCGCGAAGCAGGCGCTGGAACGCGGCAATGGCAAGGATGGCTACAAGGACTACATCAACGCCGCCAAGGGGATGCCGGCGCTGATCATGAACAGTGGCCTGATGCAGGTAATGGCCTACAACCAGGGCAAGAAGGAGGAACGCTACGGACTGCTCTCCGCCCATCTGCGTGACTGGCTCCGGAAATCGCTCGGCACGCCTGACGATTTCCGTGGCTTCATGCAATACCTGCTGAAGGCGGACCCGCCGGAATTCCAGGCCATCACGGCCGAGGCGTTCGCCTGGCTGCGCTGGCTGCGCCAGGTGGCCCCCGCCCTCGAAAGGGAGGATGCCTGA